The following coding sequences are from one Hippopotamus amphibius kiboko isolate mHipAmp2 chromosome 9, mHipAmp2.hap2, whole genome shotgun sequence window:
- the SSC4D gene encoding scavenger receptor cysteine-rich domain-containing group B protein, translated as MGPLERPSTGWTHKEAEMQIGPQPDEKSRGWRPGDKSAAPPSLPPALSFLLLLPLASALQPTSLPFPELRLVGGPSRCQGRLEVLHGGSWGSVCDDDWDVVDANVVCRQLGCGLALPVPRPLAFGQGQGPILLDNVECRGQESALSECGSRGWGVHNCFHYEDVAVLCDEFLPTQPPTRKVLTSRAPPTTPQDGKGEGSVRLVGGAGPCQGRVEILHGGLWGTVCDDDWGLPDATVVCRQLGCGAALAATTNAFFGFGTGHILLDNVHCEGGEPRLAACLSLGWGVHNCGHHEDAGALCAVLGHPTLTALPPLGTRADWAWNTEPEATGVGALPSREPALLTTAAWAAGNKSGRLRLVGGPGSCRGRVEVLYAGRWGTVCDDDWDFADARVACREAGCGPALGATGLGHFGYGRGPVLLDNVGCAGTEARLSDCFHLGWGQHNCGHHEDAGALCSGPEELVQQDGAETTRVPTPRPRDGHLRLANGAHRCEGRVELFLGQRWGTVCDDAWDLRAARVLCGQLGCGQALAAPGEAHFGPGRGPILLDNVKCRGDESALLLCSHIRWDAHNCDHSEDASVLCRPS; from the exons ATGGGACCATTGGAAAGGCCATCCACTGGCTGGACTCACAAGGAAGCAGAGATGCAAATTGGTCCCCAGCCTGATGAGAAGAGCAGGGGCTGGAGGCCCGGAGACAAGAgtgctgcccctccctccctcccccctgccctgtccttcctcctcctcttgccgCTGG CCAGTGCCCTACAGCCCACCTCACTGCCCTTTCCAG AGCTGAGGCTGGTGGGGGGCCCGAGCCGCTGCCAGGGACGCCTGGAGGTCCTGCACGGCGGCTCCTGGGGCAGCGTCTGCGATGACGACTGGGATGTGGTGGACGCCAATGTGGTGTGTCGTCAGCTGGGCTGCGGCCTGGCGCTGCCCGTGCCGCGGCCCCTCGCCTTTGGCCAGGGCCAAGGCCCCATCCTGCTGGACAACGTGGAGTGCCGCGGCCAGGAATCTGCGCTGAGCGAGTGCGGCAGCCGAGGCTGGGGTGTCCACAACTGCTTCCACTACGAGGACGTGGCTGTCCTGTGTGATG AATTCTTGCCCACGCAGCCCCCAACAAGGAAAGTGTTAACCAGTAGAGCACCCCCTACAACTCCCCAGGATGGAAAAG GTGAGGGCAGCGTGCGCCTGGTGGGCGGCGCGGGCCCGTGTCAGGGCCGAGTGGAGATCCTGCACGGTGGCCTGTGGGGCACCGTGTGTGATGATGACTGGGGGCTGCCGGACGCCACCGTGGTCTGCCGCCAGCTGGGCTGCGGGGCGGCCCTGGCAGCCACCACCAACGCCTTCTTCGGCTTCGGCACGGGACACATCCTGCTGGACAACGTGCACTGTGAAGGAGGCGAGCCACGTCTAGCAGCCTgtctgagcctgggctggggcgtGCACAACTGCGGCCACCACGAGGACGCCGGCGCGCTCTGCGCAG TCCTGGGCCACCCAACTCTCACAGCACTGCCACCGTTGGGGACAAGAGCAGACTGGGCCTGGAATACAGAGCCAGAGG CTACAGGAGTTGGTGCCCTGCCTTCCAGGGAGCCGGCACTGCTCACCACAGCGGCCTGGGCGGCGGGGAACAAAA GCGGGCGGCTGCGGCTGGTGGGCGGTCCGGGCTCGTGCCGCGGCCGCGTGGAGGTGCTGTACGCCGGGCGCTGGGGTACCGTGTGCGACGATGACTGGGACTTCGCGGACGCGCGAGTGGCCTGCCGCGAGGCGGGCTGCGGGCCGGCGCTGGGCGCCACGGGCCTCGGCCACTTCGGCTACGGCCGCGGCCCCGTGCTGCTGGACAACGTGGGTTGCGCCGGCACGGAAGCCCGCCTGAGCGACTGCTTCCACCTGGGCTGGGGCCAGCACAACTGCGGCCACCATGAGGATGCAGGAGCGCTCTGCTCAG gcccagaggagctAGTCCAGCAGGATGGTGCTGAGACCACCCGGGTACCCACTCCTCGGCCTAGGGACG GGCACCTACGTTTGGCCAACGGAGCCCACCGATGCGAGGGCCGTGTAGAGCTCTTCCTAGGGCAGCGATGGGGCACTGTTTGTGATGATGCTTGGGACCTGCGGGCAGCCAGAGTCCTGTGTGGCCAACTGGGCTGTGGCCAGGCCCTGGCAGCCCCTGGTGAAGCCCACTTTGGCCCAGGCCGAGGCCCTATACTCCTGGACAATGTCAAGTGCCGTGGGGATGAGAGTGCCCTGCTGCTCTGCTCTCACATCCGCTGGGATGCCCACAACTGTGACCACAGCGAGGATGCCAGTGTCCTGTGCCGGCCGTCATGA